The proteins below come from a single Miscanthus floridulus cultivar M001 chromosome 1, ASM1932011v1, whole genome shotgun sequence genomic window:
- the LOC136550208 gene encoding uncharacterized protein has product MAGGFRVLHLVRPFLAFLPEVQSADRKIPFREKVIYTVISLFIFLVCSQLPLYGIHSTTGADPFYWMRVILASNRGTVMELGITPIVTSGMVMQLLVGSKIVEVDNSVREDRALLNGAQKLLGILITIGEAVAYVLSGMYGSVSQLGTGNAILIILQLFFAGIIVICLDELLQKGYGLGSGISLFIATNICENIIWKAFSPTTINSGRGAEFEGAVIALFHLLITRTDKVRALREAFYRQNLPNVTNLLATVLVFLIVIYFQGFRVVLPVRSKNARGQQGSYPIKLFYTSNMPIILHSALITNLYFISQLLYRKYSGNFLVNLLGKWKESEYSGHSVPVGGLAYYVTAPSSLADVLANPFHALFYVVFMLSACALFSKTWIEVSGSSAKDVAKQLKEQQMVMPGHRESNLQKELNRYIPTAAAFGGVCIGALTVLADFMGAIGSGTGILLAVTIIYQYFETFEKERATELGFFGF; this is encoded by the exons ATGGCTGGCGGCTTCAGGGTACTGCATCTGGTCAGGCCCTTTCTGGCTTTCTTGCCAGAGGTGCAGAGCGCTGATAGGAAGATACCATTCAGAGAAAAAGTTATCTACACCGTCATTTCTCTCTTCATTTTCCTGGTGTGCAGCCAGCTCCCACTCTATGGCATTCATTCGACTACTGGAGCTGATCCTTTCTACTGGATGCGTGTTATCCTCGCATCAAACCGTGGGACTGTGATGGAGTTGGGTATTACTCCAATTGTGACCTCTGGGATGGTAATGCAACTTCTTGTTGGATCAAAGATCGTTGAAGTTGATAACAGTGTGAGAGAGGATCGTGCTCTGCT GAATGGTGCACAAAAGTTACTTGGTATCCTGATCACTATTGGGGAAGCAGTGGCATATGTCCTGTCTGGAATGTATGGCAGTGTAAGCCAACTTGGAACAGGGAATGCTATTCTCATTATACTTCAGCTTTTCTTTGCTGGCATCATTGTCATCTGTCTGGATGAACTTCTCCAGAAAGGTTATGGTTTGGGATCTGGCATTTCTCTGTTCATTGCTACCAATATCTG CGAGAATATCATCTGGAAGGCATTTAGCCCCACAACCATCAACAGTGGCCGTGGTGCTGAATTTGAAGGGGCTGTCATTGCACTGTTCCATCTGTTGATTACGAGAACTGATAAAGTCCGTGCTCTTCGCGAGGCTTTCTACCGCCAGAACCTTCCAAATGTGACCAATTTGCTTGCCACTGTCTTGGTCTTCCTCATAGTCATCTATTTCCAAGGCTTCCGTGTTGTGCTTCCAGTGAGATCAAAGAATGCTCGTGGGCAGCAAGGATCATATCCAATTAAGCTGTTCTACACTTCAAACATGCCCATCATTCTGCACTCTGCACTGATTACCAACCTCTATTTCATATCCCAG CTTCTCTACAGGAAGTACAGTGGAAATTTCCTTGTTAACCTTCTTGGGAAGTGGAAGGAGTCTGAGTACTCTGGCCATTCTGTTCCTGTTGGTGGTCTTGCTTACTATGTAACTGCCCCATCAAG TTTGGCTGATGTCCTTGCAAATCCATTCCATGCACTGTTTTATGTGGTCTTCATGCTGTCAGCTTGCGCTCTGTTCTCAAAGACGTGGATTGAAGTTTCTGGTTCATCAGCAAAGGATGTTGCTAAGCAGCTCAAG GAACAACAAATGGTGATGCCAGGCCATCGTGAGTCAAACTTGCAGAAGGAACTGAACCGTTACATCCCCACTGCTGCTGCATTTGGTGGCGTATGCATCGGTGCATTGACTGTCCTGGCTGATTTCATGGGTGCGATTGGTTCAGGAACTGGTATTCTGCTCGCTGTGACAATCATATACCAATACTTTGAAACCTTCGAGAAGGAAAGGGCGACGGAGCTTGGTTTCTTTGGTTTTTGA